CCAGCTCCCGCGCCCAGGCCAGGACCACGGTGGCGAAGGCCTCGTTGATCTCGATCCAGTCGATGTCCCGCAGGCTCAGGCCCGCCCGTTCCAGCGCCAGCCGAGTGGCCGGGATCACGGCGGTCAGCTGCATGGTGGGATCGTCACCCACCACCACCCGGGCGCGGAAGCGGGCCTTCGGCCGCAGCCCGTCGGCCAGGGCCGCCTGCCGGTCGGCCACCAGCACCGCCGAAGCGCCGTCGGAGATCTGGCTGCTGTTGCCGGCGGTCACGATGCCGTTCCCCTGGGGGCGAAACACCGTGGGCAGGGCCGCCATGCGCTCGGGGTCGATCCGGTCGCGGATGCCCTCGTCCCGGGTGACGGTGACGGGCTGTCCTTCAGGGTCCAGGCCCTCAATGGGCACGATTTCCCGGTTCTTCCCCTCGCGGGCGGCCGCGCTGGCCCGCCGGTGGCTCTTGGCCGAGTAGTCGTCGGCCTCCTGGCGGCTGATCCGCCAGCGCTCGGCGATGCGCTCGGCGCTCTCGCCCTGGTGGATCAGCTCGTACCGCTCCCGCAAGGCGGGGTTCAACGTTTCGAAGCCGCCCCGGATGTCGCTGAACATGGGCACCCGGGTCATGCTCTCCACACCGGCGGCGATCACGTAGCGGGCGTCGCCGGCGGCCACGGCCTGGGCCGCGAAGTGGATGGCCTGCTGGCTCGACCCGCACATCCGGTTGAGGCTTACCGCCGGCACCCGGACGGGGAAGCCGGCCAGCAACACGCCCAAGCGGCCGATGTTAGCCCCCTGTTCGCCGGCCTGGGTGACGCAGCCGGTGACCACGTCGTCGACGGCCGCCGGGTCCAGACCGGTTCGCTCTATCAAACCCTGCAGGGCCAAGGCGAGCAACTGGTCCGGACGGGTGGCGCGGTGGACCCCGTCCCGCCGGCCAAAGGGTGTGCGAACGCCCTCCACAAGCACGGGTTCGCCCATGGCCAACCCTCCTTCCCGGATCCCGGCCGGGATGGGGACGAACCCGCGGCCGGGTGGGGATGATGGACCCTTCAACGCCGCCGGTCGCCGCCCCTGCCGGAACCGCCCCGCCCGGGGATTCCGGCGGACACGGCTACGCCGGCTACGGCTCCCTGTCACGGGCCACAGCGCGGGCGGGCCCAGGACCCGCTCAGCCGGTCCCGGCGGCGAACCGGGCTCGCAACTCGCGCTTCAGGATCTTGCCCGAGGCGTTGCGGGGCAGGTCGTCCACGAAGATGACCCGTTTGGGGACCTTGAAGGGCGCCAGGTGCTGGCGGGCGTGGGCGATCAGGTCGTCCGCCGTGGCGGTGGCGCCCCGCTTCAGCACCACCACCGCCGTCACCGCCTCGATCCACCTGGGGTCGGGCAGGGCGATCACGGCCACCTCCGAGACGGCGGGGTGGGTGTAGAGGACCTCCTCCACCTCCCGGCTGGCGACCAGCACGCCGCCCGTGTTGATCACGTCCTTGATCCGGTCGACCACGTAGAGGTATCCTTCTTCGTCCATGTAGCCCAGGTCGCCCGAGTGGAACCACCCGCCCTGGAACGCCTCCGCCGTCTCCTCGGGCTTCTCCCAGTAGCCCACCAGCAGCTGGGGCGACCGGTGGACGATCTCCCCCAGCTGGCCCGGCGGCACGTCCCGCATGTCCGGGTCGACCACCCGGGTCTCCACGTGGAGCACGGGGCGCCCGGCCGAGGCGGGGCGGGCGTCGTGCTCCTCGGGGCGGAGCACCGTGGCCAGGGGTGCGATCTCGCTCTGGCCATAGCAGTTGTAGACCGCCACCCCCGGCAGCCGCTGCCGCAGCTCCTGTAGCACCGGTACCGGCATGATGGAGGCGCCGTAGTATACCTTCTTCAGGCTCGACAGGTCATGCCGGTCGAACTCGGGGTGCCGGAGAAAGTTGATCCACACCGTGGGCGGGGCGAACATCGAGTTGATCCGCTGGCGGGCGATCAGGGGCAGGCACACCTCGGGCACCGGCGCCGGGAGGATCCAGCCCGTGGCCCCCACCAGGAGCTGCGGCATCAGGAAGACGTGCATCTGGGCGGAATGGTAGAGGGGCAGGGCGTGCAGGCAACGGTCGTGGTGCTGGATGTCCAGTTCCACGATGCAGCTCAGGTACTCCGCCAGGAGGGCCCGGTGGGTCATCATGGCCCCCTTGGGGGCGGCGGTGGTGCCGGAGGTGTACAGCAGCTGGACCACCTGGTCCTCGTCCACGGCCGCGAAGGCGGCGTCACCGCTGGCGGCGCCGGCGGCGGAATCGGGAGCCCCGCCAGCGCCAGCGGCCGAGCCTGCACCGGGCGCGGCCCCCGATCCCTCCGCGCCCGGTCCGGCGGGCAGCACGGTCTCCAGCAGCGACTCCATGGTGGCGAAGAGGGTGGCGGCGGCCTGGTCGCGCACCGCGGCCACCGCCGGCTCCAGCTGGGCGTCGTAGAACACCGCCCGGCTGCCCGATTGGTTCAGGATGTAAAGAAGCTCCCGGCCCGTCAGCATGAAGTTGACCGGCACATGGATGAACCCGGCCCGAGCGCAAGCGAGAAAGAGCAGGACGTAGATGTCGGAATTGCGGCCCAGGGCGGCCACCCGGTCGCCCGGCTCGAGGCCCATGGCCAGCAGGGCCCGGGCCAGGCGGGTGACGGCGGCATCCAGCCCGGCATAGGTCCAGTGGCGGTCGCCGAAGTAGAGGGCGATGCGGTCGCGGTGCTTGCGGGCGGACCGGCGCAGGGCGTCGCCGATGGTGTTCCGGAGGGCCAGGCGGAGGGCCGGTTCGTCCGGTGCAGGGAGCATGGGATGGCCTCCTTTCCAGAGGTGGCGGGAGCTGGCCGGCAGGTGGAGCGGGCGGCGGGCGGCTCAGCCGCCCGCCGCCAGGTGGTCACGGAAGCGCTCCCGCAGGGCGGCCTTGAGGAACTTGCCGGTGGACGTGCGGGGAATCTCCGGCACGAAGACCACGTCGTCGGGCAGCCACCACTTGGCGAACTTGGGCCGGAGCCAGTCCAGGAGTTCCTCCCGGGTGACCGTGTGGCCCTCTTTGGGGACCACCACCGCCAGGGGCCGCTCCTGCCACCGGGGATGGGGCACGGCGATGACCGCCGCCTCGGCCACGGCGGGGTGGGCCATCAGCTCGTTCTCCAGGGCCACGGAGCTGATCCACTCGCCGCCGGACTTGACCAGGTCCTTCTCCCGGTCCTTGATCTCCACGAAGCCCCGCGGGTCGATGGTGGCGATGTCGCCGGTGCGCAGCCAGCCGTCGGCGGTCCAGCGGTCGGCAGCCTCGGGAGCGTTGTAATAGGAGGCGGCGACCCAGGCTCCCCGGATCTCCAGCTCGCCCATGGTTTCGCCGTCCCACGGCGCCACGCCCTGGTCGTTGCGGATGCGGACCTCCACCAGGGGAACCGGCCGGCCCTGCTTGGCCCGCAGGTCGTACTGGACGCCGGCGGGAGCGTCCGCCAGGTCCGGGGGCAGGTGGGAGAGGGTGCCCACGGGGGAGGTTTCGGTCATGCCCCAGCCGTGGATCACCCGCAGGCCGTGCCGCTCCTGGAATGCCTGGATCATGCCCCGGGGCGCGGCCGACCCGCCCACCAGCATGGCCCGCAGGCTGGAGAGATCCCACCGGCCCGGGTTCTTGTCGAGCTCCTGCAGGATGCCCAGCCAGATGGTGGGGACGCCGGCGGTCAGCGTCACCCGCTCCTGGGAGAAGTCTTCCAGCAGGCTGACGGCGTCCAGGTGGGGTCCGGGGAAGACTTGCTTGGCCCCCACCATGGTGGCCGTGAAGGGCATGCCCCAGGCGTTGGCGTGAAACATGGGGACCACGGGCAGGCAGCAGTCGGACTCGCCCATGCCCACGCAGTCGGGCAGGGCCGTGCCCAGGGAGTGGAGCACCAGGGCCCGGTGGGAGTAGACCACGCCCTTGGGCCGCCCGGTGGTGCCCGAGGTGTAGCACATGGCGGCGGCTTCCCGTTCGTCCAGGTCCGGTTCGCGGTACCGGGTGGGGTCGGCGGCGGCCAGCAGCTGCTCGTAGTCGAGGAACCCGCCGGCGCCGGCCGCCTCGCCCGCGCCGGAACCCCCCGCGCCCGGACCGGCGCCCGCCGGCGCGGCGCCCACCACGATCACGTGCTCTAGCTGCACCTGGTCGCGGAACTGCTGGTAGAGGGGCAGCAGGGTCCGGTCCACGATCAGCACCTTGTCGCCGGCGTGCT
This is a stretch of genomic DNA from Thermaerobacter sp. PB12/4term. It encodes these proteins:
- a CDS encoding thiolase family protein, yielding MGEPVLVEGVRTPFGRRDGVHRATRPDQLLALALQGLIERTGLDPAAVDDVVTGCVTQAGEQGANIGRLGVLLAGFPVRVPAVSLNRMCGSSQQAIHFAAQAVAAGDARYVIAAGVESMTRVPMFSDIRGGFETLNPALRERYELIHQGESAERIAERWRISRQEADDYSAKSHRRASAAAREGKNREIVPIEGLDPEGQPVTVTRDEGIRDRIDPERMAALPTVFRPQGNGIVTAGNSSQISDGASAVLVADRQAALADGLRPKARFRARVVVGDDPTMQLTAVIPATRLALERAGLSLRDIDWIEINEAFATVVLAWARELDPDMDKVNPWGGAIAHGHPLGATGAGLMAKMLAGLEATGGQFGLQVMCIGHGMATATIIERLG
- a CDS encoding acyl-CoA synthetase, whose protein sequence is MLPAPDEPALRLALRNTIGDALRRSARKHRDRIALYFGDRHWTYAGLDAAVTRLARALLAMGLEPGDRVAALGRNSDIYVLLFLACARAGFIHVPVNFMLTGRELLYILNQSGSRAVFYDAQLEPAVAAVRDQAAATLFATMESLLETVLPAGPGAEGSGAAPGAGSAAGAGGAPDSAAGAASGDAAFAAVDEDQVVQLLYTSGTTAAPKGAMMTHRALLAEYLSCIVELDIQHHDRCLHALPLYHSAQMHVFLMPQLLVGATGWILPAPVPEVCLPLIARQRINSMFAPPTVWINFLRHPEFDRHDLSSLKKVYYGASIMPVPVLQELRQRLPGVAVYNCYGQSEIAPLATVLRPEEHDARPASAGRPVLHVETRVVDPDMRDVPPGQLGEIVHRSPQLLVGYWEKPEETAEAFQGGWFHSGDLGYMDEEGYLYVVDRIKDVINTGGVLVASREVEEVLYTHPAVSEVAVIALPDPRWIEAVTAVVVLKRGATATADDLIAHARQHLAPFKVPKRVIFVDDLPRNASGKILKRELRARFAAGTG
- a CDS encoding long-chain fatty acid--CoA ligase; this encodes MQGLMMDFPLTLLTIFRRAEALFGSREIVTRLPDKSFHRYTYREFTERARRLAVALQELGVGRGDRVATLMWNQYQHLEAYFGIPAAGAVLHTLNLRLHPSELAYIVQHAGDKVLIVDRTLLPLYQQFRDQVQLEHVIVVGAAPAGAGPGAGGSGAGEAAGAGGFLDYEQLLAAADPTRYREPDLDEREAAAMCYTSGTTGRPKGVVYSHRALVLHSLGTALPDCVGMGESDCCLPVVPMFHANAWGMPFTATMVGAKQVFPGPHLDAVSLLEDFSQERVTLTAGVPTIWLGILQELDKNPGRWDLSSLRAMLVGGSAAPRGMIQAFQERHGLRVIHGWGMTETSPVGTLSHLPPDLADAPAGVQYDLRAKQGRPVPLVEVRIRNDQGVAPWDGETMGELEIRGAWVAASYYNAPEAADRWTADGWLRTGDIATIDPRGFVEIKDREKDLVKSGGEWISSVALENELMAHPAVAEAAVIAVPHPRWQERPLAVVVPKEGHTVTREELLDWLRPKFAKWWLPDDVVFVPEIPRTSTGKFLKAALRERFRDHLAAGG